One part of the Mariniblastus fucicola genome encodes these proteins:
- a CDS encoding efflux RND transporter periplasmic adaptor subunit, translated as MHLPAVARPVVLLAIAMTVLSGCKQQAETKPEKKPRPVEVTPLTVTQPVNESMVTATVASWKTEEIGFEVSGRVESVVEPNTNIEGRVSDSNGNQLIKGTPIARLNSERFELQVQSQEAQVSRAEQAIEASKIQIEKTFPAQLRAAEAEKKRAETEYERSKRLVAQNAGAQSDVDRDEAAFNTAISQIEQIHASAKAQQAELQSLEAQLLQARDSLRDAQRNLEDCTLYSSFRGQIANVSVVPGSVVTAGAPVATIQMMDPIKVEVEVSAEDSRRMRNRQRIPVLVTRDDGPDEERSGYLYLVDPVADPQTRTFTLTLLVINERTTDEAKAMGIPSMDQTWRVNFEFLPGAGDGTYFVHEEAIGKDDQGSFLWKLTNMSIDGELPEDRVLTVKKSRVRLGQAKVPFLGNWIFQQIEILDEGFDPDSDLIAGELKFPGGDIDEWDGDKILFQNEGQWMLRPGDLVKLNLADKGTTSGYFVPMDAIGYEFEKTFLFLLNEENSTVQRVEVKVLESPSGTSSVVAIEPMDSSVDLKGRKYVNRGAHYLVDGEKVRAVESGAAQ; from the coding sequence ATGCATTTGCCTGCCGTCGCCCGTCCGGTTGTACTTTTGGCGATTGCGATGACAGTCCTTTCCGGTTGCAAGCAACAGGCCGAAACGAAGCCGGAAAAGAAACCGCGTCCGGTGGAGGTCACGCCGCTAACGGTGACTCAGCCGGTGAATGAATCAATGGTGACGGCGACCGTGGCGTCCTGGAAAACGGAGGAGATTGGCTTTGAGGTGTCCGGCCGCGTCGAATCGGTGGTCGAGCCGAACACGAACATTGAAGGCCGTGTTTCGGACAGCAACGGCAACCAGTTGATCAAGGGCACACCCATCGCGCGGCTCAACAGCGAACGCTTCGAATTGCAAGTGCAGTCACAGGAAGCTCAGGTTTCCCGGGCGGAACAGGCAATCGAAGCCTCGAAGATTCAAATCGAAAAAACGTTTCCGGCTCAGCTACGAGCCGCGGAAGCCGAAAAGAAACGTGCTGAAACCGAGTACGAGCGCAGCAAACGACTGGTGGCTCAAAACGCGGGTGCTCAATCGGATGTCGATCGGGACGAGGCTGCCTTCAACACCGCCATCTCGCAGATCGAACAGATTCATGCTTCGGCCAAAGCCCAGCAGGCTGAACTCCAATCGTTGGAGGCGCAGTTGCTGCAAGCCAGAGATTCGCTTCGCGACGCCCAGCGAAATCTGGAAGACTGCACGCTTTATTCGTCTTTCCGTGGTCAGATCGCAAACGTTTCTGTTGTACCAGGCAGCGTCGTCACCGCTGGTGCGCCTGTGGCGACGATTCAAATGATGGATCCGATCAAGGTCGAAGTCGAAGTCTCGGCAGAAGATTCGCGACGCATGCGAAATCGACAACGCATTCCGGTTCTGGTAACTCGCGATGACGGACCTGACGAAGAAAGAAGCGGCTATCTGTATTTGGTCGACCCGGTCGCCGATCCGCAAACGCGAACTTTCACGCTTACGCTGTTGGTTATCAATGAGCGCACGACCGACGAAGCGAAAGCAATGGGCATTCCGTCGATGGATCAGACCTGGCGGGTCAATTTCGAGTTCCTGCCCGGTGCCGGCGACGGAACTTATTTCGTTCACGAGGAAGCCATCGGAAAGGACGACCAAGGCAGCTTTCTGTGGAAGCTGACCAACATGAGCATCGATGGCGAACTTCCGGAAGACCGCGTTTTGACAGTGAAGAAGTCGCGAGTCAGGCTGGGGCAGGCCAAAGTCCCATTCCTCGGCAACTGGATTTTTCAGCAAATCGAAATACTGGATGAAGGCTTCGATCCGGATAGTGATCTGATCGCTGGCGAACTTAAATTTCCTGGCGGCGACATCGACGAATGGGACGGCGATAAAATCCTGTTTCAAAACGAAGGCCAATGGATGCTCCGGCCTGGCGATTTGGTCAAACTGAATCTTGCTGATAAAGGCACGACTTCTGGATACTTCGTACCGATGGACGCGATTGGCTACGAGTTTGAGAAAACGTTCCTGTTTTTGCTCAACGAAGAAAACAGCACCGTGCAGCGGGTCGAAGTCAAAGTCCTCGAATCGCCGTCGGGTACTTCGTCGGTTGTCGCGATTGAGCCGATGGATTCCTCCGTCGATCTCAAGGGCCGTAAATACGTCAACCGCGGAGCCCATTATCTGGTCGACGGTGAAAAAGTCAGGGCGGTCGAGAGCGGAGCCGCGCAGTGA
- a CDS encoding efflux transporter outer membrane subunit, translating into MTNSLKKLSEIRVVTFAFVLLSLSFSGCQSVNHWWNNGLRVGPNYSQPQAQVAAEYSMANTERIDGSNVIDPQWWQVFNDPDLNVLIDSLRQENLTLKAACYRIKEARHQRNIAAANLFPQSQQLTGSYSHTQSSTITESFVPGFSPVSLDNWSLGFDVGWEIDLWGRIRRSVEAADANLESVVQDRNFAIVSLTAETASLYINIRAFDERIELAKKNATLQEGSLKIARARFKEGRTSKLDVVQAESNLASTRSLIPQLELARRQSLNAIAVLLGMPPSEVPVLSDQPKKIPEIPSFAVVGIPADLMRRRPDIRSAERSMKAQFEQIGIAEADLYPTFSFSGSLGWDSAKLSDLVQSGGFAGSIAPAFGWNILNYGRLREAICVEEARFKQIQMDFENTVLSAQREVEDGIVEFVKRNEQYEYDLATQQANKESVELAIASFKEGKTDFGRVFVVQTSLVTAQDQVVATRASIALALIETYRALGGGWEVYDAMATDLMVAEESVVPGSEVIVDATPVEQVIVPVNAESLQP; encoded by the coding sequence ATGACCAACTCACTTAAAAAGTTGTCTGAAATTCGCGTCGTGACATTCGCGTTCGTTCTGCTGTCGCTGAGCTTCTCGGGTTGCCAAAGCGTCAACCATTGGTGGAACAACGGCCTGCGGGTTGGCCCTAACTATTCCCAGCCGCAAGCCCAAGTCGCCGCCGAGTACTCGATGGCGAACACAGAACGCATCGATGGCTCGAATGTGATCGATCCGCAATGGTGGCAAGTATTTAACGATCCTGACCTTAACGTGTTGATCGATTCGCTGCGGCAAGAAAACCTTACGCTCAAGGCAGCCTGCTATCGAATCAAGGAAGCCCGACATCAACGCAACATCGCTGCGGCCAATCTTTTCCCCCAGAGCCAGCAACTGACGGGTTCCTATTCGCACACCCAGTCCAGCACAATCACCGAATCGTTCGTGCCCGGTTTTTCACCAGTCTCACTCGACAACTGGTCTTTAGGTTTCGACGTCGGTTGGGAAATTGACCTGTGGGGACGAATCCGCCGCTCAGTCGAAGCCGCCGATGCGAACCTGGAATCCGTGGTGCAGGATCGGAACTTTGCAATCGTTTCGTTGACCGCGGAAACGGCCAGCCTGTACATCAACATCCGGGCGTTTGACGAGCGTATCGAACTGGCGAAGAAAAACGCAACGCTACAGGAAGGCAGTTTGAAAATCGCCAGGGCACGTTTCAAGGAAGGCCGGACTTCGAAGCTGGATGTCGTCCAGGCCGAATCCAATCTTGCGTCGACGCGTTCGCTGATCCCGCAACTGGAACTGGCTCGCCGACAATCGCTTAACGCCATCGCTGTTCTTTTGGGGATGCCACCGAGTGAAGTTCCCGTGCTGTCGGACCAGCCGAAAAAGATTCCCGAAATCCCTTCGTTCGCGGTCGTCGGCATCCCGGCCGATTTGATGCGTCGACGTCCGGACATTCGATCAGCCGAACGTTCGATGAAAGCTCAGTTTGAACAGATCGGAATTGCCGAAGCGGATCTGTACCCAACGTTTTCGTTCAGCGGTTCGCTCGGATGGGATTCGGCAAAGCTCAGCGACCTTGTACAGTCTGGCGGATTTGCTGGTTCAATTGCTCCGGCGTTTGGCTGGAACATTTTAAACTACGGCAGGTTGCGGGAAGCGATCTGTGTCGAAGAGGCGCGTTTCAAACAGATTCAAATGGATTTTGAGAATACGGTTCTCTCAGCCCAACGCGAAGTCGAAGACGGGATTGTCGAGTTCGTTAAACGCAACGAGCAGTACGAATATGATCTGGCGACCCAGCAAGCCAACAAGGAATCGGTTGAGCTGGCGATTGCTTCGTTCAAGGAAGGGAAAACCGATTTCGGTCGCGTTTTCGTGGTGCAAACCAGCCTGGTGACGGCTCAGGATCAAGTCGTGGCCACTCGTGCATCGATTGCCTTGGCTTTGATCGAAACCTACCGCGCTCTCGGCGGTGGATGGGAAGTTTACGATGCGATGGCGACAGATTTGATGGTCGCTGAAGAATCGGTTGTGCCTGGTTCCGAAGTGATCGTCGATGCGACTCCGGTCGAACAAGTCATCGTTCCGGTCAACGCCGAAAGCCTCCAGCCTTAG
- a CDS encoding M3 family metallopeptidase encodes MLSKTQSFVSLVAALVAVSFAQLSLAAQEGDKDLSNNPLLTEWTGPYGGVPPWRSIDSNDFVPAFEKAIEMAKADIDAIAAQSEEPTFENTMVKLEKAGSALDRLESIFGVYTSNLNLGAIPDMEARIAPMMSQYGDWVTQHEGLFKRIETIFNSDEMKTLNVAQKRLVDDKYKTFVRRGAKLGIEDKAKLSKINTELASLFTRFSQNVLGDEGKLFTKVEESQIGGLPESVVDGMAANAKARDMEGYVINNTRSSMEPVLTYADDRSLREKVWTTYYSRGDNGDDRDNNAIIQAILKLRAQRALLLGYETHAHWRLEPQMAKTPEKTMELMLAVWPKAVARVKEEVADMQAVADREGADITIAPWDYRYYAEKVRKEKYDLDLNEVKPYMQMDKLREGMMWAAGEVYGFDFKPVENVPTFHPDVSVFEVLRDGKHVGLWYFDPFAREGKRSGAWMTAYRIQQNMGEFVTPIVSNNSNFVKGKEGEPVLISWDDAVTMFHEFGHALHGLCSQCEYKSQAGTSVARDYVEFPSQINEHWLMTPEILGKYAVHYETGEPMPAELVAKIEKAATFNQGFSTVEYLASALIDMKLHLAGNVTIDPDKFEKEELEKIGMPSEICMRHRTPQFNHIFADDGYSAGYYSYLWSDALTADAAEVFEEAGSYYDPKVSKSLYENVFSVGDTIDPAEGFRRFRGRDVDTKALLRKRGFPVE; translated from the coding sequence ATGCTCTCTAAAACACAATCGTTCGTTTCGTTGGTCGCCGCGCTGGTCGCGGTTTCGTTCGCCCAACTTTCTCTCGCCGCGCAAGAAGGAGACAAGGACTTGTCCAATAATCCGCTGTTAACCGAATGGACTGGACCCTACGGTGGAGTCCCGCCGTGGCGATCGATCGATTCGAACGACTTCGTTCCAGCTTTCGAAAAAGCTATCGAAATGGCCAAAGCCGACATCGACGCAATCGCGGCACAATCCGAAGAACCGACTTTCGAGAACACGATGGTCAAACTGGAAAAGGCTGGCAGCGCACTCGACCGTCTGGAGAGCATTTTCGGCGTCTATACTTCGAATCTGAATCTGGGCGCCATTCCTGACATGGAAGCCAGGATTGCTCCAATGATGTCGCAGTATGGCGACTGGGTTACGCAACACGAAGGGCTGTTCAAGCGAATTGAAACCATCTTCAACAGCGACGAAATGAAAACGCTCAATGTCGCGCAGAAACGGCTCGTGGACGACAAGTACAAAACCTTTGTCCGACGCGGAGCGAAATTGGGCATTGAAGACAAAGCCAAGCTCTCGAAAATCAATACCGAACTGGCCAGTCTGTTCACTCGCTTCAGCCAGAACGTGCTTGGCGATGAAGGCAAGCTGTTCACGAAAGTCGAAGAATCCCAAATCGGTGGCCTTCCGGAAAGCGTTGTCGATGGCATGGCGGCGAACGCGAAAGCTCGTGACATGGAAGGCTACGTGATCAACAACACGCGCTCTTCGATGGAGCCTGTATTGACTTATGCCGATGACCGATCGCTTCGCGAGAAAGTCTGGACGACCTACTACAGTCGTGGCGACAACGGCGACGACCGTGACAACAACGCAATCATCCAGGCCATTTTGAAGCTGCGAGCACAACGTGCGTTACTGCTAGGCTACGAAACGCATGCTCACTGGCGTCTGGAACCGCAGATGGCTAAAACGCCCGAAAAAACGATGGAATTGATGCTCGCGGTGTGGCCCAAGGCCGTCGCTCGTGTCAAGGAAGAGGTGGCTGACATGCAGGCGGTGGCCGATCGCGAAGGCGCCGACATCACGATCGCTCCCTGGGACTATCGCTACTACGCAGAGAAAGTTCGCAAAGAGAAATACGATCTGGATTTGAACGAAGTCAAGCCTTACATGCAGATGGACAAACTTCGCGAAGGCATGATGTGGGCGGCCGGCGAAGTTTATGGTTTCGACTTCAAGCCAGTCGAAAATGTTCCAACTTTCCATCCGGACGTTAGCGTCTTCGAAGTACTCCGCGACGGCAAGCACGTCGGTCTGTGGTACTTCGATCCGTTTGCCCGCGAAGGGAAACGCAGTGGAGCCTGGATGACGGCGTACAGAATTCAGCAGAACATGGGCGAATTCGTCACGCCGATCGTTTCCAATAATTCAAACTTTGTCAAAGGCAAAGAAGGCGAGCCGGTTCTGATTTCATGGGATGACGCGGTCACGATGTTCCACGAATTCGGCCACGCCTTGCACGGACTTTGCAGCCAATGCGAGTACAAGTCACAGGCCGGCACATCGGTGGCTCGTGACTACGTTGAGTTTCCTTCGCAGATCAACGAACATTGGTTGATGACGCCTGAGATTCTTGGCAAGTACGCGGTTCATTACGAAACCGGAGAGCCGATGCCGGCTGAGTTGGTGGCCAAAATTGAGAAAGCCGCGACGTTCAATCAGGGCTTCAGCACGGTCGAATATCTGGCCAGCGCGTTGATCGACATGAAATTGCACCTTGCGGGCAACGTGACGATCGACCCGGACAAGTTCGAGAAAGAAGAACTTGAGAAAATCGGCATGCCAAGTGAAATTTGCATGCGACATCGCACGCCACAGTTCAATCACATCTTTGCCGACGACGGCTATTCGGCTGGCTACTACAGCTATCTGTGGTCCGACGCGTTAACAGCGGATGCTGCAGAAGTCTTCGAGGAAGCGGGTTCGTATTACGATCCGAAAGTCTCAAAAAGCCTCTATGAGAACGTGTTTTCGGTTGGCGATACGATTGATCCCGCCGAAGGATTTCGACGGTTCCGCGGTCGCGATGTGGACACGAAAGCCTTGCTGCGGAAGCGTGGTTTCCCGGTTGAGTAG
- a CDS encoding bacterioferritin encodes MTKTRSIENLQTALKMELGAVHQYQLHAGVLDDWGMELLASKMREEMREEIGHSDDYLSRILFLKGSPRLVLEQPPVQATTLNELFESDLKEEKAAIEFYSKAAREAADDGDLGTRVLFERIALDEEEHMGWLELQLDLIERMGEPAYISKHVPGPTA; translated from the coding sequence ATGACTAAGACACGATCAATCGAGAATCTCCAAACAGCGCTGAAGATGGAATTGGGCGCGGTTCACCAGTATCAGTTGCATGCCGGCGTTTTGGACGATTGGGGCATGGAATTGTTGGCCTCCAAGATGCGAGAAGAGATGCGTGAGGAGATCGGGCATTCTGACGACTATCTCTCGAGAATTCTGTTTCTCAAAGGCAGCCCGCGTCTGGTTCTCGAGCAACCACCGGTTCAGGCAACGACGCTCAACGAGTTGTTCGAGTCTGACCTGAAAGAGGAAAAGGCAGCGATCGAGTTTTACTCCAAAGCCGCCCGCGAGGCCGCCGATGATGGCGACCTCGGTACCCGAGTGCTGTTCGAGAGAATCGCGCTCGACGAAGAAGAGCACATGGGATGGTTGGAACTTCAACTCGATTTGATCGAGCGAATGGGAGAGCCAGCCTACATTTCCAAGCACGTTCCTGGGCCAACGGCCTGA
- a CDS encoding 3-keto-disaccharide hydrolase, protein MIAKTGSPRWKSIAYACFFAACLFGTLTFAQESTSAKSIANEQTSSIESEQPEASEKWVPLFNGKDLKGWTPKISGHPLGENYADTFRVEEGVLKCEYDDYKGFDKRYGHLYSNQSYSHYKLRLEYRFVGRMLPDAPGYVDLNSGVMLHCQSPLSLKLHQGFPASVEMQFLADLGTGKRQTGNVCTPGTHLVYDGKFTKQHIVESSGPTLPPDEWVSVEMEVHGHDLIIYRVRGEEVLRYTQPQLDPDSDEGKPLVANGANLKLASGHIALQAEAQRVWFRNIEILPLEVD, encoded by the coding sequence ATGATTGCGAAAACTGGCTCCCCAAGATGGAAATCGATCGCATACGCTTGCTTTTTCGCAGCTTGCCTGTTCGGAACATTGACTTTTGCGCAGGAGTCAACTTCGGCAAAAAGCATTGCGAATGAGCAGACCTCATCGATTGAATCGGAGCAGCCAGAAGCAAGCGAGAAATGGGTGCCCTTGTTCAACGGGAAAGATCTAAAGGGCTGGACCCCCAAGATCTCCGGTCATCCGCTGGGCGAAAACTATGCCGATACGTTTCGGGTCGAAGAAGGCGTTTTGAAATGTGAATACGATGACTACAAGGGCTTCGACAAGCGATACGGGCATTTGTATTCGAACCAAAGCTACTCACACTACAAACTGCGACTCGAATACCGCTTCGTCGGTCGCATGTTGCCGGATGCTCCCGGATATGTGGACCTCAACAGCGGTGTCATGCTGCACTGCCAGTCACCGCTTAGTTTGAAACTGCATCAGGGGTTTCCGGCCAGCGTTGAAATGCAATTTCTGGCGGATTTGGGAACCGGGAAACGGCAGACGGGTAACGTTTGCACACCGGGCACGCATTTGGTCTATGACGGAAAATTTACCAAGCAGCACATTGTGGAATCCAGTGGGCCGACGTTGCCGCCGGACGAGTGGGTTTCGGTCGAGATGGAAGTTCATGGCCACGACTTGATCATCTATCGCGTTCGAGGCGAAGAAGTTCTTCGCTACACACAACCTCAGCTGGATCCTGACAGCGACGAAGGAAAACCATTGGTGGCCAACGGAGCAAACTTGAAACTTGCGAGCGGCCATATCGCGCTTCAAGCAGAAGCCCAGCGAGTTTGGTTTCGAAACATTGAAATCCTGCCACTGGAAGTCGATTGA
- a CDS encoding arginyltransferase yields the protein MGTAKSEFSDIVIIDETEPCPYLDGETARMPLCMPLVKISPHQTDLRLKHGYRRTGEFLYQTNCPNCSACESIRIDVEAFTFSRNARRVLSRGNGKFTQTIGELQADTERVSLFNKHRRARGLAKRDTDIDSEEYIWGFVRSCLDSFEIAYHDNGKLVAVAICDAGKNSLSAVYTYYDPDYAKDSLGTYSVLKQIQLCAARRMEHLYLGYYVEGSPHMVYKSRFRPHERLIEGEWVRFE from the coding sequence ATGGGGACTGCGAAGTCAGAATTTAGCGACATCGTCATTATCGACGAAACGGAGCCTTGTCCGTACCTTGACGGAGAGACTGCGCGAATGCCGTTGTGCATGCCGTTGGTGAAGATATCGCCGCACCAAACAGACCTGCGACTCAAGCACGGTTATCGTCGCACGGGCGAGTTTCTGTACCAAACCAATTGCCCGAATTGCAGCGCCTGCGAGTCGATCAGGATTGACGTCGAAGCCTTCACTTTCAGTCGCAACGCGCGCCGAGTCCTCAGTCGTGGCAATGGCAAGTTCACACAAACGATTGGCGAACTGCAGGCGGACACTGAACGAGTAAGCCTGTTCAACAAGCATCGACGAGCCCGCGGCCTGGCAAAACGTGACACGGACATTGATTCTGAAGAGTACATCTGGGGGTTCGTCAGAAGTTGCCTGGATTCGTTCGAGATCGCATACCACGACAATGGAAAACTGGTCGCGGTAGCGATTTGTGACGCGGGTAAAAACAGCCTGTCAGCGGTCTATACTTACTACGATCCGGACTACGCCAAAGACAGCCTTGGCACGTATTCTGTGCTGAAGCAGATTCAACTGTGTGCGGCCAGACGCATGGAGCATCTGTATCTTGGATACTATGTCGAGGGCTCGCCACACATGGTCTACAAGAGCCGCTTTCGACCCCACGAAAGATTGATCGAAGGCGAGTGGGTACGCTTTGAGTAG
- a CDS encoding TerC family protein, with product MEFFVPLLALASMEIVLGIDNLVFITIVTSRLEPAKQPLARKLGLGVALLSRLLLLGLLFYLVHGEMFKKPVFSLTDVGVPAVAVEKITRPDISSELEEKLEKDIVETIHQKHFEEANGVSIKDILLFLGGLFLVGKSVYEIHDEIGSGHASHEAKPIANFTSAIIQIAIMDIVFSLDSIFTAVGMADDLWVMVAAIVIAVVVMLVFAEPVSKFVSAHPTIKMLALSFMILIGVMLIAEGVGAHIDKGYVYFAMFFALLVELLNIALRKKEDNIKVDATIS from the coding sequence ATGGAATTTTTCGTCCCCCTTCTTGCCCTTGCTTCGATGGAAATCGTGCTGGGGATCGACAACCTCGTCTTCATCACGATTGTCACCAGTCGTCTTGAGCCTGCCAAACAGCCGCTTGCCAGGAAACTCGGCCTGGGCGTTGCCCTGCTGTCCAGGCTGCTATTGCTGGGACTGCTTTTTTATCTCGTGCACGGAGAGATGTTCAAGAAACCGGTGTTCTCTTTGACGGACGTCGGTGTGCCTGCCGTTGCCGTGGAAAAAATCACACGCCCGGACATCAGTAGCGAGTTGGAAGAAAAATTAGAGAAAGATATCGTTGAAACAATTCATCAGAAACACTTTGAGGAAGCCAACGGTGTTTCAATCAAGGACATCCTGTTGTTTCTCGGCGGGCTTTTTCTGGTTGGTAAAAGCGTGTACGAGATCCACGATGAGATCGGCTCCGGCCATGCCAGCCACGAAGCAAAACCGATCGCAAATTTTACGTCAGCAATCATTCAAATTGCGATCATGGACATCGTGTTTTCACTGGACTCCATTTTCACAGCCGTCGGCATGGCGGACGACTTGTGGGTGATGGTGGCCGCGATCGTAATTGCTGTCGTGGTGATGCTGGTGTTTGCTGAACCGGTCAGCAAGTTTGTCAGTGCTCATCCTACAATCAAAATGTTGGCCTTGAGCTTCATGATTTTGATTGGCGTCATGCTGATTGCCGAAGGTGTCGGAGCGCACATCGACAAAGGTTATGTTTATTTTGCAATGTTTTTCGCTTTGCTGGTCGAGCTTTTGAATATCGCGCTGCGAAAAAAAGAAGACAATATAAAAGTTGACGCTACCATTTCTTAA
- a CDS encoding STN domain-containing protein translates to MLSKLTSGCVAISVCTACVAAVAQVQHGSATDWLDRRTDSRAFEKSQQLPVSVSWTESPLREQLNTFAAQCRRAIFVDRRVDPTVKLTFDFLDRTTEQTVWELAEANGLGVCRVESLLYVGPKDAAARLPFVIEELEKIAKRTQPKKSRWTSGRDEIRWSRATTTEEIQEWMEQLHGFQLDGEIPHDVWPAADWPSLSLIQQMSLLLVGFDLSFEIEGDGKRIRLKKFPAIETAKLRIRLPRDSKLDLKACQRRFADLKLANSGRSLSISGPVESIAALEAWMVEQQTVLGDDVVQRTFDLNTTARRGDILASVAQQTGRKLTLDGAVGDALTQRISISIKKASLETLLDQCLDGTGLGYRLTKSELRIVRNGD, encoded by the coding sequence ATGCTCAGCAAACTCACTTCCGGTTGTGTGGCCATTTCGGTCTGCACGGCTTGCGTCGCCGCTGTTGCCCAAGTGCAACATGGTTCTGCAACGGACTGGTTGGACCGACGCACGGATTCCAGAGCTTTCGAAAAAAGCCAGCAGCTTCCAGTTTCCGTGTCGTGGACTGAATCGCCGCTTCGAGAGCAACTGAATACGTTCGCAGCCCAGTGTCGCCGGGCGATTTTCGTCGATCGTCGCGTCGACCCGACGGTGAAGCTGACGTTTGATTTCCTCGATCGAACGACCGAGCAAACGGTCTGGGAACTTGCCGAAGCCAATGGTCTTGGCGTGTGTCGTGTTGAAAGTCTTCTGTACGTTGGACCGAAGGACGCTGCCGCGCGGCTTCCGTTCGTCATTGAGGAACTGGAGAAAATCGCCAAACGCACACAGCCGAAAAAATCCCGCTGGACGTCAGGCAGAGACGAAATTCGTTGGTCTCGGGCAACGACGACAGAGGAGATTCAGGAGTGGATGGAGCAACTGCACGGATTTCAGCTGGACGGCGAAATCCCTCACGATGTTTGGCCAGCAGCAGATTGGCCGTCGCTTTCGCTGATTCAGCAAATGAGCCTGTTGCTGGTCGGGTTCGATTTGTCATTTGAGATTGAGGGCGACGGCAAGCGGATCCGACTGAAGAAATTCCCGGCGATCGAAACGGCAAAGCTGAGAATTCGCTTGCCGCGAGATTCAAAGCTGGACCTGAAAGCCTGCCAACGTCGATTCGCCGATCTGAAACTCGCGAACTCCGGCAGGTCGCTTTCAATCAGCGGTCCTGTCGAATCCATCGCAGCACTCGAAGCGTGGATGGTGGAACAGCAAACGGTACTCGGCGACGATGTCGTCCAGCGAACTTTTGATCTCAACACGACCGCTCGACGCGGCGACATCCTGGCCAGCGTGGCTCAGCAAACCGGCAGAAAACTGACTCTTGATGGAGCAGTCGGCGACGCCCTGACGCAGCGGATCTCAATCTCGATCAAAAAAGCTTCGCTGGAAACGCTGCTTGACCAATGCCTCGACGGAACCGGGCTCGGCTACAGGCTTACAAAATCCGAACTGCGGATCGTTCGCAACGGGGACTAG